The candidate division TA06 bacterium DNA window TACCACAAGATATTTTTCCTGACCGACGCCGGCATGTGCGTCAAACCAGATCTGATAGCTAAGATCGACATCATCAACAACGCGGTGGAGATCGCCCACAAGATGGGGATGGAGAAGCCCAAGGTGGCGGTGCTGGCCGCGGTCGAGGTAATCAACCCCGAGATGCCGGAGACGATGGACGCGGCCGAGCTATCCAAAATGGCCGAACGCGGCCAGATCAAGGGCTGCCTGGTGGACGGCCCGCTGGCCCTGGATCTGGCGGTGTCATCCGAGGCCGCCGCCCACAAAAAGGTCAAAAGCCCGGTAGCCGGCGACGCCGACATCTTCATAGTGCCCGAGATCGCGGCCGGGAACATCTTCGCCAAGGCCCTGATCTACATGGCCGGGGCCAGGGCGGCCGGGATCATAGCCGGCGCGGCCAAGCCGGTGGTGATGCTCTCCCGCTCCGACTCCAAGCAGCAGAAGATAAATTCCATCGCTTTGGGAGTGGTCAGCTGCTGATGGTTGCCCACCGGCATATCTTGGCGCCGCTGCCCGACGACTGTTTCAAGGCCCTGCTTGACCAGACGTTCGACGAAGTCAGCTACGTAGACGCCAAGCGGCGCATCCTATACTGGAACAAAGGCGCCGAAACGATCACTGGCTACGCAGCCCAGGATATGGTCGGCCAGAAATGTGACCGCGATGAAGGGCTGTGCCACATCGGAGAAGACGGCACGCGGTTATGCGATAAACTTTGCCCATTGCTGGCGGCGATCGAAGACGGCAAGAACAGCCAGAAGAGAGTGCACCTCCGCAACAAGGACGGCAGGCGGATCCCGGTGGATGCGGTATCGTCGCCGGTCTACAACGGGCAAGGAAACCTGCAGGGCGCGGTCCAGATATTCCGGGATGCCAGCATCTACGAGGAGGAGGCCAAGGCCTCGGAGCTTCTTTCCCGGCTGGCCGCCCTGGACCCCCTGACCGAGCTGCTGAACCGCCGCAAGATAGAGATGGAGCTGGACCTGGAGCTGAAAAAATCGAAGCGCCTGGGTCTGCCGCTCTCCCTGATCTTCTGCGACCTGGATTATTTCAAGCACGTCAACGACGAATACGGCCACCAGGTGGGGGACGAGGTGCTGAAGGGAGTTTCCAAACAGCTGCAGGCCGGGATCCGGGAATACGACCGGGCAGTCCGCTACGGGGGCGAGGAGTTCCTGATCATGCTGCCCCAAACCAAGGCCGAGATTGCGGTGGAGATAGCCGAACGCCTGAGGCAGTCGGTGGAAAGGTGGAAACTGATTCACCAGGAGAAACTATGGCCTTTCAACATCACCATCAGCCTGGGAGTGGCCGAGCTGGCCAGGGACGAAAGTCCGGAAAGCCTGATAGACCGGGCGGACAAGGCTCTATACCGGGCTAAAAAATCCGGCCGGAATGCGGTTTTCGTAACTTGATGCTTGGTCTTGGGACCCAATATTTACCCCGGCATAATAACTTTTTTACATAATTGCAACCAGAGGAGAAAAAGTGGCGCCCATCACTTCATTGAAACAAATGGCGGAATTGGTCAAGGGCGGGTCTTTGAAAAGAGTGGCGGTGGCCTGCGGCCAGGATCCCGACATCCTCGGCGCTCTGGCCCGGGCGGTCAACGAAAAGCTGGCCCAGGCCATCCTGATCGGCGACCAGAAAAAGACCGAGGCTTTGGCCAGGGAACACAAGATAGATCCTAAAATATTCACCCTGATCGACGAGAGCGACTATAAGAAGGCGGCCGCCCGGGCGGTGGAGATGGTCAAGAAAGGCGAGGCCGACATGCTGATGAAGGGGCTGATAGACACCGCGGTCTATGCCCGGGCCTATCTGAACAAGGAGACCGGACTGACCACCGGAGGCACCGTCTCACATGTGGCGGCCTTCGAGGTCCCCAATTATCCCCGGCTGCTGATCGTCACCGACGCGGCCCAGATACCCTATCCCACCTTCGATGAAAAAGTGGCCATGATCAACCATGCCGTTTCGGTGGCCCACAAACTGGGAATAGAAACCCCCAAGGTGGCGGTGCTGGCGGCGGTGGAGAAGGTCAACCCCAAGATGCCCTGCACTCTGGAGGCCGCTCAATTGGCCAAGATGGCGGACCGGGGCCAGATCAAGGGCTGCATCGTGGACGGGCCGCTTTCCATGGACGCCTCGGTCAGCCCGGAATGCGCGGCCGGCAAAGGCATCAACTCGCCGGTGGCCGGCTATGCCGACATCCTGGTCTGCCCGGACATCCACGGGGCCAACATCCTGTACAAGACCCTGGCCCAGTTGGCGCACGCCGAGCTGGCGGCCATGGTCATCGGCACCAGCGCCCCGGTAGTGCTGACCTCGCGCACCGATTCCGACGAGACCAAGTTCATGTCCATAGTACTTTCGGCCCTGATGGCCAAATAACGCACGGAGCAAGGGCCTGGGGCGTTTGAGAAGCAATGATAAAAGCCGGGCGATGTTTGAAACGTTTGAAATGTTCAAACCGTTAAACACTTAAACGTTCAAACATTGTTGGAGGTTCTGGCGTGACATTTTAAACATCGTTTTGCAGGTTTCTATTGACTTTAACCGGGTTATATCTTATCCTTAATCAAACATCACGAGAATCGTTATGAAGATAGCCATCGGCGCCGACCACCGGGGATTTGCCTTAAAAGAGCAGATCAAGTCCGCCTTTTCCCCGGACAATCTGGAATTCAAAGATTTCGGGGCCGCAAACCGGGAGCCTTGCGACTATCCCGACTTTGCCCTGCCGGTGGCCCGGGCGGTGGCCAAGGGCGAGGCCGACAAGGGCATCCTGGTCTGCAGCACCGGCAACGGCATGGCCATCGCGGCCAACAAGGTCAAGGGGGTGCGGGCGGCCATCGCCATGACCCCGGACATGGCCCGCTACTCGCGGCTGCACAACGACGCCAACATCCTGGTGCTGCCGGCCGACTACATCGACCTGCAGCTGGTGCCCAAGATCGTCAAGGTCTGGTTAGAGACTGGGTTCGAAGGGGGGCGCCATCAGCGCCGGGTGGACAAAATAAAAAAATACGAAAACGAATAAAATTAACCTGGGAAAATTAAAACTATAAGGAAGCCAGGAAAGCCAGGAAAATTTTCTTTACTGGTTTGGCATACTCCTCACGAATATTGCATAGAATATAACTTGTCAGTAACTAAAAAGAATTGTGAAATCATTCAATGAAAAATATTCTGAAATTTTACCTGGCCCTGCTGGCGTTTACAGCTCCGGCGCTGGAAGCCCAAATCCAGCCCGGACTGGAGGTGGGTGCCCCGGCTCCCCCCATCGTATTGAAAAACCTGGACGGCGGCTCCACTTTTTATCTGCGGGATTACTGCGGCCAGCCCCGCACTCCCCGCACCCGCCAGCAGCGGGACGTGGTGGTCTTAAGCTTTTTCACCACCTGGTGCGAGAACTGCAAAAAGGAGATCCCCTGCCTGCAGGAGATGGCCTCCAAGTTCTCCCAGGACAGCATCCGTTTTTACCTGATAAACGTGGGCGAACCCAAGGATTCGGTGGAGGCCTATATCTTCCAGTGGGTGATCTCGCTGCCCATACTGCACGACGAGTTCTCGGCGACGGCCAAGAAGTACCAGGCCAACAACATGCCTACCCTGGCGGTGGTGGATAAGGCCGGTAGGATCGCAGAATACCACGCCGGGTTTGTGGACGGTTACGAGAAAGAATTGGAGGCCAAGCTCAATCTGTTGCTGGGCAAGACCAAGCCCGAAAGTCTGGCCGTCACACTTCGGCCCGGCTCAGTGCAGTCGCCCGACAGCGCGATTGCCGACACCGCCAAGGCCAAGGCCAAGCCCAAGGTCAAGGGAAAGAAAGGCAAGATTAAAAAAAGTGGATAAATTTAGCTTTCTCAAAGGAAAAACGCACCCTGCGCACCGGCTATAACTTATTTATTTGCTAAACGACGTCTTTATTTATCAATCAAAGACATTGGCCTTAAATGCTACAAAGCAGCATCCTTATATATCTGCGGAGTTTATCTATCTGCTTCAAAGAGACTTACCAGCAATATGCTATTGTACAATAATGAATCAGCGAAGTCGCGGTTAGGGTCAAAAGCCTGTACAGATTCAGTATATTTTTGTACAAAGAAAAAGTGAAGGACGTAATTTAAAATCCCAACCATCACCCAACAGCAAAATGAAAGCCAGTAAATAAGTTTCATGCCATCCCGAAATCACAATAAATACCCGGCTAAAATTTTCGCCGGAATAGGCCAAGTCACCCTGGACAATTTCCAGGAATGGGGCTCGGCCTTTTATTTATTCGGCCGGATCATTCTGGCCTTAAGACATGTGTTCAAGAATTTCCAGTTGATCCTCCAGCAGATGGTGGTGATGGGGGTTCATTCCCTGCCGCTGGTGCTGTTCTCGGCCGTCTTCACCGGGATGGTAGCCGCGGTCCAGGCCGCCTACCAGCTGCAGGGGCTGGCGCCGCCAATCTGGCTGGGCACCGGGATCGCCCGGGCGGTGATGATCGAGCTGGGCCCGGTGCTGACCGCGCTGGTGGTGGCCGGGCGGGTGGGGGCGGGCATCGCCGCCGAGTTGGGAACTATGCGGGTCACCGAGCAGATCGACGCCCTGGAGACCATGGCCATTGACCCGGTGTCCTTCTTAGTGATGCCCCGGTTCGTGGCCGGAGCGGTGATGTCTCCGGTGCTGACCATCTTTGCCAATTTCGTGGCATTGATCGGAGGCTGGTTAGTGGCGACGGTCTCGGTGGGCATCTCCTCCCAGGTCTATCTGGACGGCCTGAGGTTCCACTTCCACACCAAGGACCTGATGGGGGGCATAGTGAAATCAATATTCTTCGGCATCATCATCGCCACCTCCGGGTGCTTTCACGGCTTTGCCACCGAGGGCGGGGCCGAGGGGGTAGGCCGGGCCGCCACCAAGGCGGTGGTCACCGCGGCGGTGCTGATACTGATCTTTGATTATATAGTTTCGGCCTGGATATTCGGGTGAACCGGAATCTTTAAACCACCAAGACACCACTAAAGAGATTTCTAATTGTTGGGGGAATAAAAAACCATGGACACATTCGCCCAAAACGCCGCGTTGTTAGGCCTGGGACTTGGTCTCTTGGCAGTTATCATCTTAGTTGCTTCCATCGCCCTGAAGATCAAAAAAAAGATCGGCCTGGGCTCGCTGTGGAGCGGTTTCCTGTTCTTCCTGATCCTGCTCCTGGCCGGTGCCACTATGTTTTCGCTGTCCCTGTTCGCCCGTACCTACAGCCTTTTGAGCAACGACCAGCTCATCGGAACGGTCACTGCGTTCAAGACTGATAACGGTCTGCAGATGCGCTTCACCGACGAAACCACCGGCGCCAGGCACGTCTTCCCCCTGGCCGGGGACCAGTGGATGATCCAGGGGTATATCCTGCGCTGGAAGCCTTTTTTGAGGTTTCTGGGGGCCAAGCCCTATTACCGGATCACCCGTTTTTCCGGGCGATGGGAATCGCCCGATTCCACCACGGTTTGCAATTACCAATTGGTCAAGGAGCCGGGATACTGGGGAGCTCTTTTGCGCTACGGACAAAAACTGCCTCTGATTGACGCGGTACAGGGGATAGCCGCCTTCCAGCATTCTGGTCCCGATACCTTTATGGTATATATCACCGATGCCGGGTTTGTTTTGAAGAAATGATATTGTAAAAACTATTCTCCGCTTTCTCTTTGTAGAGAAAGCTCCAAAGAGAACTTTCGCCCAGTGCCGCCTTGAAGTTATGATATCCGGCTGCCTGAATGTCTTGATCACGAAATATGGTAAAATCAAAGCAAAACACTCTTTTCCCTCCTTTGTCGGGAAAACCGGCAGCTTTTGCCAGGCAGCAGCGCTGAAGCGAACCTGGGCTTGGTCCCGGTAAATGGCCGCTTCAGCGGACGGGAATGTCAGAGTGGCCGTTAACCCCGCCAGGGCGGGGAGGCCACGGATATATTTGCTATCCCGGGAGGTGCGCGGCCGAGCTCTTTGGTTACTTTCTGGCGGTACAGAAAGTAACATTAAAAAATGCCGCTTCGCGTGTTTCTGTGGGTAACCACAATATGTTGTGATATAATGTGTTCATGGATGAAAAACAATTCTACACAAGGCTGCTGGGGGTAAAAGACCCTTGGCACATCAATAGGGTAGATCTCAACAGGGACAAGGAACGCGTTGACATAATAAGAACGTGTTAAACCTTCCGTCAGCGTATATATCAAAAGCAACAATAGACGGTATTATCAAAAGAATCGATAGCCTGCGACCATGATAATTCAAATGATTTGTAAAAATATTTATAGGACGATCCCCCTGAAACTCAATGTTTACGCGGATTGTTGTTTTAAGTAAGCTATAATTAACGCTTTTTTCCGGTAATAACTAAACGGCAATTATGAACTGATATCTGAGGACAATGAAGATCACCTTTCACGGTGCAACCCGCACCGTCACCGGTTCGATGTATGTGATAGAACTGGGCGGCAAAAAACTTTTACTGGAATGCGGCATCCATCAGGGGCCCCGGGAGCAAAGCGAACAGCAGAACCAGAAACTGCCGTTTGATTCAGCCAAAATAGACGCCATGATACTCTCCCATGCCCATCTGGATCACAGCGGCAATATCCCAACTTTGGTCAAGCAGGGCTATGCCGGCGACATTTCCATGACCTCTGCCACCCGGGATCTTCTGGGGTTGATGCTAAGGGACTCGGCCCATATCCAGGAATCGGACACTGTATTCGTCAACAAAAAGCGAAAACAGCAGGGGCTTCCTCCAAAACTGCCGCTCTACACCATGAGCGACGCCGAAAAAGCCCTGGATGCCTTCGTCAGTTATTCCTACGAAAGAACTTTCAGTCCCCTGCCGGGAGTCAAAGCCATATTTCACGACGCCGGGCATATCCTGGGCTCGGCCATGGTGGAGCTGGAGCTAATCGAGAGCGGAAAGACCAAAAAATTCTTCTTCACCGGAGACCTGGGCCGGAAGGGACTGCCCATCATCCGCGACCCCTACCAGCCGGAGGGGGCCGATTACCTGATGATGGAGAGCACCTACGGCGACCGCCTGCATAATCCCATAGAACAAAGCGTGCTGAAACTGCAAAACCTGGTGCGCCAGGTCTGCCAGCGGCGGGGCAAGGTCATCATCCCAGCCTTTTCGGTGGGGCGGACCCAGGAAATAGTCTACGAACTGCACAAGATGTTCGAGGCCGGGGCCCTGCCCCGGGTGCCGATCTATGTGGACAGCCCGCTGTCGGTCAACGTTACCGGCATCTTTAAGCTGCACCCCGAATGCTTTGACGCCGAGACCAGGGGAATGATTATCAACCATGATGACCCCTTCGGTTTCGGGCGCCTGACCTATGTGTCCGCCGCCGAGGACTCCAAGCGGCTCAATATGCTCAAAGAGCCGGCCATCATTATTTCGGCTTCGGGGATGTGCGAAGCCGGGCGCATCCTGCATCATCTGCGCAACTCGGTGGAGGATCCCAGGAACGCCGTGCTGATCGTGGGTTTTCAGGCCGAGGGGACCCTGGGCAAAAAGTTAGTGG harbors:
- a CDS encoding bifunctional enoyl-CoA hydratase/phosphate acetyltransferase, whose product is MIKSFSDLMTEAKAKGPKKVAVAVAQDGVVLEALAIAHQEKIAQPLLFGDKKAIEEAAARAKVGIATWEINDIIDMAEASRAAVAAVKSGRADFLMKGLVATATFLKAVLDKEAGLRTGRLLSHVALMEVAGYHKIFFLTDAGMCVKPDLIAKIDIINNAVEIAHKMGMEKPKVAVLAAVEVINPEMPETMDAAELSKMAERGQIKGCLVDGPLALDLAVSSEAAAHKKVKSPVAGDADIFIVPEIAAGNIFAKALIYMAGARAAGIIAGAAKPVVMLSRSDSKQQKINSIALGVVSC
- a CDS encoding sensor domain-containing diguanylate cyclase, coding for MVAHRHILAPLPDDCFKALLDQTFDEVSYVDAKRRILYWNKGAETITGYAAQDMVGQKCDRDEGLCHIGEDGTRLCDKLCPLLAAIEDGKNSQKRVHLRNKDGRRIPVDAVSSPVYNGQGNLQGAVQIFRDASIYEEEAKASELLSRLAALDPLTELLNRRKIEMELDLELKKSKRLGLPLSLIFCDLDYFKHVNDEYGHQVGDEVLKGVSKQLQAGIREYDRAVRYGGEEFLIMLPQTKAEIAVEIAERLRQSVERWKLIHQEKLWPFNITISLGVAELARDESPESLIDRADKALYRAKKSGRNAVFVT
- a CDS encoding bifunctional enoyl-CoA hydratase/phosphate acetyltransferase, with translation MAELVKGGSLKRVAVACGQDPDILGALARAVNEKLAQAILIGDQKKTEALAREHKIDPKIFTLIDESDYKKAAARAVEMVKKGEADMLMKGLIDTAVYARAYLNKETGLTTGGTVSHVAAFEVPNYPRLLIVTDAAQIPYPTFDEKVAMINHAVSVAHKLGIETPKVAVLAAVEKVNPKMPCTLEAAQLAKMADRGQIKGCIVDGPLSMDASVSPECAAGKGINSPVAGYADILVCPDIHGANILYKTLAQLAHAELAAMVIGTSAPVVLTSRTDSDETKFMSIVLSALMAK
- the rpiB gene encoding ribose 5-phosphate isomerase B: MKIAIGADHRGFALKEQIKSAFSPDNLEFKDFGAANREPCDYPDFALPVARAVAKGEADKGILVCSTGNGMAIAANKVKGVRAAIAMTPDMARYSRLHNDANILVLPADYIDLQLVPKIVKVWLETGFEGGRHQRRVDKIKKYENE
- a CDS encoding TlpA family protein disulfide reductase is translated as MKNILKFYLALLAFTAPALEAQIQPGLEVGAPAPPIVLKNLDGGSTFYLRDYCGQPRTPRTRQQRDVVVLSFFTTWCENCKKEIPCLQEMASKFSQDSIRFYLINVGEPKDSVEAYIFQWVISLPILHDEFSATAKKYQANNMPTLAVVDKAGRIAEYHAGFVDGYEKELEAKLNLLLGKTKPESLAVTLRPGSVQSPDSAIADTAKAKAKPKVKGKKGKIKKSG
- a CDS encoding ABC transporter permease → MPSRNHNKYPAKIFAGIGQVTLDNFQEWGSAFYLFGRIILALRHVFKNFQLILQQMVVMGVHSLPLVLFSAVFTGMVAAVQAAYQLQGLAPPIWLGTGIARAVMIELGPVLTALVVAGRVGAGIAAELGTMRVTEQIDALETMAIDPVSFLVMPRFVAGAVMSPVLTIFANFVALIGGWLVATVSVGISSQVYLDGLRFHFHTKDLMGGIVKSIFFGIIIATSGCFHGFATEGGAEGVGRAATKAVVTAAVLILIFDYIVSAWIFG
- a CDS encoding MBL fold metallo-hydrolase; this translates as MKITFHGATRTVTGSMYVIELGGKKLLLECGIHQGPREQSEQQNQKLPFDSAKIDAMILSHAHLDHSGNIPTLVKQGYAGDISMTSATRDLLGLMLRDSAHIQESDTVFVNKKRKQQGLPPKLPLYTMSDAEKALDAFVSYSYERTFSPLPGVKAIFHDAGHILGSAMVELELIESGKTKKFFFTGDLGRKGLPIIRDPYQPEGADYLMMESTYGDRLHNPIEQSVLKLQNLVRQVCQRRGKVIIPAFSVGRTQEIVYELHKMFEAGALPRVPIYVDSPLSVNVTGIFKLHPECFDAETRGMIINHDDPFGFGRLTYVSAAEDSKRLNMLKEPAIIISASGMCEAGRILHHLRNSVEDPRNAVLIVGFQAEGTLGKKLVDKWPAVRIFGEEHQVKAQVEVLNGFSAHADKNELLGFVQQAKGGLGQVILVHGEEKQSLSFAQNLKDLNYKVEVPVSGQTMEL